Proteins encoded in a region of the Gammaproteobacteria bacterium genome:
- a CDS encoding DUF1289 domain-containing protein produces the protein MTTAINDQLQLFDIENPCIKVCEVNNRGYCQGCMRSREERFHWHQLNDSTKSKVLKLCQLRRRRQVRDKARKQQAEDKGPENLSLF, from the coding sequence ATGACAACCGCGATAAATGATCAATTACAGTTATTTGATATTGAAAACCCTTGCATCAAAGTGTGCGAGGTCAACAATCGTGGGTATTGTCAAGGCTGTATGCGTAGCCGTGAGGAGCGTTTTCATTGGCATCAGTTAAATGATTCGACCAAAAGCAAGGTGCTTAAATTATGTCAGCTGCGACGTCGTCGTCAGGTGCGTGATAAAGCCAGAAAACAACAGGCTGAGGACAAGGGACCAGAAAATTTGTCTCTGTTCTAA
- a CDS encoding YciK family oxidoreductase encodes MLNLSIKANALKSKVILVTGAGDGIGRQAALSYAEQGATVILLGKTVSKLESVYDQIVAAGHPEPAIVPLDLKGATEQHYIDMTDTIEQQFKRLDGVLHNAAILTVLSPFEQIEQSSFDDVMKVNVTAAFTMTKALLPLLKKSVHSSVIFTTSSVGRKGRAYWGAYAISKFATEGMMQTLADELENTPVRVNCINPGATSTQMRARAFPGENASLLKSPRDIMAPYLFLMADESAKVTGESIDAQPK; translated from the coding sequence ATGTTAAACCTTTCAATTAAAGCAAATGCACTAAAATCTAAGGTGATATTAGTAACGGGTGCAGGAGACGGCATTGGGCGTCAAGCAGCGTTGTCATATGCTGAGCAAGGCGCCACCGTCATCTTGCTCGGTAAGACAGTCAGTAAGTTAGAAAGTGTGTACGATCAAATAGTCGCAGCGGGTCACCCTGAGCCTGCAATAGTACCGCTAGATCTTAAAGGTGCTACCGAACAACATTATATCGACATGACCGATACCATCGAACAGCAATTTAAGCGTTTAGATGGTGTTTTGCATAATGCCGCGATATTAACCGTGTTATCGCCTTTTGAGCAAATAGAACAAAGCAGTTTTGACGATGTCATGAAGGTAAATGTAACTGCCGCGTTTACGATGACCAAAGCACTACTACCGCTACTGAAAAAATCAGTTCACAGCTCTGTTATCTTTACCACGAGCAGCGTGGGTCGAAAAGGTCGTGCTTACTGGGGCGCCTACGCCATTTCTAAATTTGCAACAGAAGGCATGATGCAAACCTTGGCCGATGAATTAGAAAACACCCCAGTGCGAGTTAACTGTATCAACCCAGGTGCGACCAGCACCCAAATGCGCGCACGGGCTTTCCCAGGCGAGAACGCCAGCTTACTTAAATCGCCACGTGATATTATGGCACCATATTTGTTTTTAATGGCCGATGAAAGCGCCAAGGTAACGGGTGAGTCAATCGACGCCCAACCGAAATAA